The window CCAGGGCGCTAGCTGGTCAGGAAGCGGCGGCCGCGCTGGTCCGGCTCCTGGCCGGTGAGATATCGGGGACGGTAGCCAGGCTCTTGCCCCAGCACCTGGTCGTAGTGCATACGGTCGTGGCGGTAATAGGAGCGCAGCCACTGCAGGACAGTCAGGGTCCCGAATAGGGAGTTGGTAGCGGTGCGGTCGTAGTCCTGGGGTTTCAGGGCCTTTATCATCTCCAGGGTCTTTTCGCGCTGTCGCTTCAGCTCCGCCAGCAGCTCTTCCTTGCTGGCCTGGTTGGCCCGGTCTACCGGGATGGCCACCGGCTCTCCCAGGACGCCGTCCAGGTTGGGATTGTCCTCCTGGAGGGCCTTCTGGACCCAGGCCCGGTAGGCGGACTCGGCCTCGCACAGGTGGGCTATCTGCTCCTTGGGCGTCCACTCGCCGGGCTTGGCGGGGGTGCTGGCCTCCTCCTCCGAGAGGGACTCCAGGAGGCTCAGGAGCCGTGCCCGCTCCTGCTCCATTTTGGTCAGCAGCTCGCGGATGGCGGCCTCGTCGGCCATGGACAAGACCTCCTGTTGGGCTAGGGCCATGATAGCCCCCACCGGGGAGGGCGGGCAATTCCCGTAGTCCAGTCGACTTAGTAGAATATTCCTCGGAACGAGTGCGGAGGGGACCATCATGGCTGTGAAGCATCCCCAGGAACCCTTCACCCGCATCACGGTGGAAGAGGCGCGGGAGATGATGTCCCGCGACGATGTGGTGGTCATCGACGTGCGGGAGCCTCACGAATACCAGGCCGGCCACGTGCCGGGGGCGAAGCTCATCCCTGTGGGGTCGGTCTTCGCCCGGCGTCACGAGTTGCCCCAGGACAAGGACATCATCTTCGTGTGTGCCGTGGGCCAGCGCAGCGCCCTGGCCTGCGAGATGGCGGCTGCAGCCGGGCTGACCCGCCTCTACAACCTGGAGGGAGGGACCGACGCCTGGATCAAGGCCGGCCTGCCGGTAGAGAAGTGACCTGTTTGTGTCTCCGTTGAACGTCGTCCTCTTCGACCTCGACCAGACGCTGCTACGTACGGGGGGCGCTGGCGTCCTGGCCATGAACCGTGCCTTCCAGGAGATGTTCGGCATCGCCGATGCCCTGGCCGATATCCCCTACGCGGGCCGCACCGATCCCTCCATCCTGCGGGACGCCCTGCGCAAGCACGGCATCGACGGCGACTTTCGTCGCATAGTGGCCGAGTTCAAGGAGCGATATGTCTGGCACCTGGAGCGCACCTTGTGGGAGACGCAGGGCCAAGTGCTGCCCGGGATCCCCGAACTGCTGTCGGCCCTGCACCTCCGTGAGGATGTGACCCTGGGCCTGGCCACGGGCAACTTCCGGGAGGGGGCCCAGCTCAAGCTGAGGAGGTACGGGCTTGACGGCCACTTCCAGAGCGGGGCCTTCGGGGACGATGCCGAGGACAGGGCGCAGCTGGTGGCCCTGGCAGCCCGCCGCGCTGCCCGGGGGAGGGAGCCGGCGCGGGTGCTGGTGGTGGGCGATACGCCCCTGGACGTGGCCGCCGCCCTGGCCTGCGGTTTCGTGCCGGTGGGAGTCGCCACCGGCTACTACAGTCAGGACGACCTGCGCCAGGCCGGGGCGTCCCTCGTCTTTCCCGATTTCTCCGACTGGCAGCGCGCCCTCTCTCTCCTCCTGTCCTGACCAGTCCCTAGCGGCGGAGGCATCGGCCGTTGACCCTATGCACCTGGCGGGATATCATGGCGCCAGGCCCCTCCCCCCAGGGGATGGGTATCACGAGTGCGATATGAAGGAGAGCGTTCGCAAGGAAGCCCTCAAGCGCCTCAGCTACATCGAGGGGCACCTCCAGGGCATAAGGCGCATGATCGAGGAGGACAAATACTGCCCCGATATCCTCCGCCAGACTTATGCGGTGCGCCGTGCCATCGAGAAGCTGGAGGCCCTCATCCTGGACGGCCACCTGCACACCTGCGTCATCGACGGCATTCGCCAGGGACGCGAGGAGGAGGTGGTGGCCGAGCTGATGGAACTGTATTCTCTGGCCAACCGCTAGCCCCCACCCACGGAGCGGCGGAGTGGACGCGGCGGTGCTGGCAGCCAAGGGCGCTTCTCTCATAGTGCGCCGGCTGGGGCTGGGAGGCGGCACTGCCCTGCCCGGGCTGCTGGCGTTGAGGCTGGACCCTGCTCTGGTGCCTCGGCTGGCGGCCGACCTGAGAGCTGGCTCTGTGCTGGTCACGGGCACCAACGGCAAGACCACGACCGCCCGCCTCCTGGCGGGTATGGCCCGGGCGGCAGGACTGCGGGTGGTGGCCAATGCAGCCGGCTCGAACCTGGTGCGTGGCATAGCCGCCGCCCTCTGCCAGGCTGCCAGGGCCGACGGACGCATCGGCGAGGGCGAGCGCTCCCTCGGTGTGTTCGAGGTGGACGAGGCTACCCTGCCCGAGGCAGCAGCCCTTCTCTCGCCCCGCGCCGTCGTCTTCCTGAACCTCTTTCGCGACCAGCTAGACCGCTA of the Dehalococcoidia bacterium genome contains:
- a CDS encoding DinB family protein; protein product: MADEAAIRELLTKMEQERARLLSLLESLSEEEASTPAKPGEWTPKEQIAHLCEAESAYRAWVQKALQEDNPNLDGVLGEPVAIPVDRANQASKEELLAELKRQREKTLEMIKALKPQDYDRTATNSLFGTLTVLQWLRSYYRHDRMHYDQVLGQEPGYRPRYLTGQEPDQRGRRFLTS
- a CDS encoding rhodanese-like domain-containing protein, whose translation is MAVKHPQEPFTRITVEEAREMMSRDDVVVIDVREPHEYQAGHVPGAKLIPVGSVFARRHELPQDKDIIFVCAVGQRSALACEMAAAAGLTRLYNLEGGTDAWIKAGLPVEK
- a CDS encoding haloacid dehalogenase-like hydrolase, with translation MNVVLFDLDQTLLRTGGAGVLAMNRAFQEMFGIADALADIPYAGRTDPSILRDALRKHGIDGDFRRIVAEFKERYVWHLERTLWETQGQVLPGIPELLSALHLREDVTLGLATGNFREGAQLKLRRYGLDGHFQSGAFGDDAEDRAQLVALAARRAARGREPARVLVVGDTPLDVAAALACGFVPVGVATGYYSQDDLRQAGASLVFPDFSDWQRALSLLLS
- a CDS encoding metal-sensitive transcriptional regulator, whose protein sequence is MKESVRKEALKRLSYIEGHLQGIRRMIEEDKYCPDILRQTYAVRRAIEKLEALILDGHLHTCVIDGIRQGREEEVVAELMELYSLANR